A stretch of the Macaca mulatta isolate MMU2019108-1 chromosome 16, T2T-MMU8v2.0, whole genome shotgun sequence genome encodes the following:
- the LOC144335908 gene encoding large ribosomal subunit protein eL29-like has translation MAKSKNHTTHNQSRKWHRNGIKKPRSQRYESLKGVDPKFLRNMRFAKKHNKKGLKKMQANNAKAMSARAEAVKALVKPKEVKPKIPKGVSRKLDRLAYIAHPKLGKRARIAKGLRLCRPKAKAKAKDQTKAQAAAPASIPAQAPKGAQATTKATE, from the coding sequence ATGGCCAAGTCCAAgaaccacaccacacacaaccaGTCCCGAAAATGGCACAGAAATGGTATCAAGAAACCCCGATCACAAAGATACGAATCTCTTAAGGGGGTGGACCCCAAGTTCCTGAGGAACATGCGCTTTGCCAAGAAGCACAACAAGAAGGGCCTAAAGAAGATGCAGGCCAACAATGCCAAGGCCATGAGTGCACGTGCCGAGGCTGTCAAGGCCCTCGTAAAGCCCAAGGAGGTTAAGCCCAAGATCCCAAAGGGTGTCAGCCGCAAGCTTGATCGACTTGCCTACATTGCCCACCCCAAGCTTGGGAAGCGTGCTCGTATTGCCAAGGGGCTCCGGCTGTGCCGGCCaaaggccaaggccaaggccaaggaTCAAACCAAGGCCCAGGCTGCAGCTCCAGCTTCAATTCCAGCTCAGGCTCCCAAAGGTGCCCAGGCCACTACAAAGGCTACAGAGTAG